In Brassica napus cultivar Da-Ae chromosome C3 unlocalized genomic scaffold, Da-Ae chrC03_Random_45, whole genome shotgun sequence, a single window of DNA contains:
- the LOC125594712 gene encoding uncharacterized protein LOC125594712, whose product MSSSYNFPPPTTKADDLEDLYRAYMDDRSVVLDLAGMHETPETMREGYYGAYLSFFHSCGLIFPIPEPILEILAEHGLSLTQILPNFHRHLVTFFVKDREEGLSFGLGEFRQLVLEKRNQQNPGPFLVSPCPGRHVIDDIPYRDEKWREQFFVFKMDRASMGEFDFSRLRRRWAENIDVSGERQPPVSLSLGSEDETVAATRKRRRLSEGALPSPSRARFSPEGDGSLFVAQSDLIFLAGRMRSAGCRLPSLASSAEREAYAKLLRGISLLISTSSPVMEAFNEYVVVMEDHVVASRNDKEIESIGSEIKRLSKELKATKREGKKDAEKIEAFTEDWKRVYQENEALTTQMVAQKARIEVLEVERDRDIRRASRVARHDIATRYQEILESLKDKWSIKNNEVSAEIRLQEVAANIDLLNELKDEGLSVDAELARLKDLLLQLPCRIGQSPSSIFLKFQTI is encoded by the exons ATGTCTTCGTCGTACAATTTTCCTCCTCCAACTACTAAAGCCGACGATCTCGAGGACCTTTACAGGGCGTACATGGACGATCGTTCCGTCGTTCTCGACTTGGCCGGTATGCATGAGACTCCCGAAACCATGAGAGAAGGCTACTACGGAgcctatctttctttctttcactcTTGCGGTCTTATCTTCCCGATTCCGGAGCCAATACTCGAGATTCTGGCGGAGCATGGGTTATCGCTTACTCAGATCCTCCCGAATTTTCATAGACATCTTGTCACCTTCTTCGTCAAGGATAGGGAGGAGGGCCTTTCTTTTGGCCTTGGTGAGTTCCGACAGCTCGTTCTGGAGAAGCGAAACCAGCAGAACCCTGGTCCCTTCCTCGTGTCTCCGTGCCCAGGTCGCCATGTCATCGATGACATTCCCTACCGCGACGAGAAGTGGCGCgaacaattttttgttttcaagatGGATCGAGCGTCTATGGGTGAATTCGACTTCTCTCGGCTCCGTCGGCGTTGGGCCGAGAATATCG ATGTCTCGGGAGAGAGGCAGCCTCCTGTCTCGTTGAGTCTTGGCTCAGAAGACGAGACCGTCGCGGCGACTCGTAAACGACGCCGGTTGTCGGAGGGCGCCTTGCCCAGTCCATCTCGTGCTAGGTTTTCTCCTGAGGGAGATGGTTCTTTGTTTGTGGCCCAAAGTGACCTAATTTTCCTTGCTGGTCGTATGAGGTCTGCGGGTTGCCGTCTCCCATCTCTCGCTTCCTCAGCCGAGAGGGAAGCCTATGCCAAG TTGCTTCGAGGTATTAGTTTGCTTATTTCGACTTCTTCTCCGGTGATGGAAGCTTTTAATGAATACGTCGTGGTGATGGAGGATCACGTCGTGGCTTCTCGGAATGACAAGGAAATCGAGAGTATTGGTTCCGAGATTAAGAGGCTTTCGAAGGAACTCAAAGCCACCAAGCGAGAAGGCAAGAAGGATGCCGAAAAGATCGAGGCTTTTACCGAGGATTGGAAGAGAGTTTATCAGGagaacgaggctcttacgacccAGATGGTTGCTCAGAAGGCAAGAATTGAGGTGCTCGAGGTCGAGAGAGATCGGGACATTCGTCGTGCTTCTCGCGTTGCTCGTCATGATATCGCGACCCGATACCAAGAGATCCTTGAATCTCTGAAGGATAAATGGTCAATAAAGAATAATGAAGTGTCTGCTGAGATCCGGTTGCAAGAGGTGGCTGCCAACATCGATCTTCTGAACGAGCTCAAGGATGAGGGTCTAAGTGTGGATGCAGAGCTTGCTCGTTTAAAGGATCTCTTGCTTCAGCTGCCGTGCCGGATTGGTCAATCTCCGAGCTCGATCTTCCTCAAGTTTCAGACGATTTAG